In Sorghum bicolor cultivar BTx623 chromosome 8, Sorghum_bicolor_NCBIv3, whole genome shotgun sequence, one genomic interval encodes:
- the LOC8061253 gene encoding E3 ubiquitin-protein ligase UPL1, whose protein sequence is MAAAAAAMAAHRASFPLRLQQILAGSRAVSPAIKVESEPPANVKAFIDRVINIPLHDIAIPLSGFRWEFNKGNFHHWKPLFIHFDTYFKTYISYRKDLLLSDDMTEADPMPKNAILKILRVTQIVLENCQNRSSFTGLEHLKLLLASSDPEIVVAALETLVALVKINPSKLHMNGKLINCGSINTHLLSLAQGWGSKEEGLGIYSCVVANEGNQQGGLSLFPGDLENKYGGTQHRLGSTLHFEYNLGPAQYPDQTSDKGKPSNLCVIHIPDMHLQKGDDLSILKQCVDKFNVPPEHRFALLTRIRYARAFNSARTCRIYSRISLLSFIVLVQSGDAHDELTYFFTNEPEYINELIRLVRSEDSVPGPIRALAMLALGAQLAAYASSHERARILSGSSIISAGGNRMVLLSVLQKAISSLNSPNDTSSPLIVDALLQFFLLHVLSSSSSGTTVRGSGMVPPLLPLLRDNDPYHMHLVCLAVKTLQKLMEYSSPAVSLFKDLGGVELLSQRLHVEVQRVIGTADGHNSMVTDAVKSEEDHLYSQKRLIKALLKALGSATYSPGNPARSQSSQDNSLPVSLSLIFQNVEKFGGDIYFSVVTVMSEIIHKDPTCFPALKELGLPDAFLSSVIAGVVPSCKALICVPNGLGAICLNNQGLEAVRETSALRFLVDTFTSRKYLIPMNEGVVLLANAVEELLRHVQSLRSIGVDIIIEIINKLNSSQEDRNNETAILEEKTDMDTDIEGRDLVSVMDSSVDGSNDEQFSHLSIFHVMVLVHRTMENSETCRLFVEKGGLHALLTLLLRPSITQSSGGMPIALHSTMVFKGFTQHHSTPLARAFCSSLREHLKSALGELNKVSNSFEMTNIEKGVIPSLFVVEFLLFLAASKDNRWMNALLSEFGDASREVLEDIGRVHREVLWKISLFEENKIDAETSSSSSTSEAQQPDLSASDIGDSRYTSFRQYLDPILRRRGSGWNIESQVSDLINIYRDIGRAASDSQRVGSDRYSSLGLSSSSQDQSSSSSDANASTRSEEDKKKSEHSSCFDMMRSLSYHINHLFMELGKAMLLTSRRENSPVNLSPSVISVANNIASIVLEHLNFEGHSVSSEREMTVTTKCRYLGKAVEFVDGILLDRPESCNPIMANSFYCRGVIQAILTTFQATSELLFTMSRSPSSPSSPMEMDSKTGKDGKEMDSSWIYGPLTSYGAIMDHLVTSSFILSSSTRQLLEQPIFNGSVRFPQDAERFMKLLQSKVLKTVLPIWAHPQFPECNIELISSVMSIMRHVCSGVEVKNTIGNGGARLAGPPPDESAISLIVEMGFSRARAEEALRQVGTNSVEIATDWLFSHPEEPQEEDDELARALAMSLGNSDTPAQEGDSRSNDLELEEVTVQLPPIDEMLHSCLKLLQTKEALAFPVRDMLVTISSQNDGQNRVKVLTYLIDNLKQCVVASEPSNDTALSALLHVLALILHGDTAAREVASKAGFVKVALDLLRSWELEPRESGMNEVPNWVISCFLSVDQMLQLEPKLPDVTELYVLKMDNSNTKTSLVIDDNKKKDPESLSSVGLLDMEDQYELLKICCKCIEKQLPSASMHAILQLSATLTKVHAAAICFLESGGLNALLSLPTSSLFSGFNNVASTIIRHILEDPHTLQQAMELEIRHSLVTAANRHANPRVTPRNFVQNLAFVVYRDPVIFMKAAQSVCQIEMVGDRPYVVLLKDREKERSKEKDKDKSVDKDKATGAVTKVVSGDTAAGSPANAQGKQSDLNSRNMKSHRKPPPSFVTVIEHLLDLVMSFVPQPRLEDQADVVSGTALSSDMDIDCSSAKGKGKAVSVPPEESKHAIQESTASLAKTAFFLKLLTDVLLTYASSIQVVLRHDADLSNMHGPNRTNAGLISGGIFNHILQHFLPHATRQKKERKSDGDWMYKLATRANQFLVASSIRSAEARKRIFSEICSIFLDFTDSSAAYKAPVPRMNVYVDLLNDILSARSPTGSSLSAESTVTFVEVGLVHSLSTMLQVLDLDHPDSAKIVTAIIKALELVSKEHVHLADNAKGDNSSKIASDGNHVNSSSNRFQALDMTSQHTEMVTDHRQTFNAVQTSQSSDSVADEMDHDRDMDGGFARDGEDDFMHEMAEDGTGNESTMEIRFEIPRNREDDMADDDEDTDDDMSAEDGEEVDEDDEDEDEENNNLEEDDAHQMSHPDTDQEDREMDEEEFDEDLLEDDDEDEDEEGVILRLEEGINGINVFDHIEVFGGSNNLSGDTMRVMPLDIFGTRRQGRSTSIYNLLGRASDHGVLDHPLLEEPSSTLNFSHQGQPENLVEMAFSDRNHESSSSRLDAIFRSLRSGRNGHRFNMWLDDGPQRNGSAAPAVPEGIEELLISHLRRPTPQQPDGQTTPVGGTQGNDQPNHESDAEAREVAPAQQNENCENIVNPVGLSESAGLAPDSDALQRDVSNASEHATEMQYERSDAVARDVEAVSQASSGSGATLGESLRSLEVEIGSVEGHDDGDRHGTSGASERLPSGDIQAAARSRRLSGNAVPVSSRDMSLESVSEVPQIPDQEPDQTASEGNQEPIRAAGADSIDPTFLEALPEDLRAEVLSSRQNQVTQTSNDQPQNDGDIDPEFLAALPPDIREEVLAQQRTQRIQQQSQELEGQPVEMDAVSIIATFPSEIREEVLLTSPDTLLATLTPALVAEANMLRERFAHRYHSSSLFGMNSRNRRGESSRHDIMAAGLGRNTGDPSRSTSKPIETEGAPLVDEDALKALIRLLRVVQPLYKGQLQRLLVNLCTHRDSRQALVRILVDMLMLDLQGFSKKSIDAPESPFRLYGCHANITYSRPQSSDGVPPLVSRRVLETLTNLARSHPSVAKLLLFLEFPCPSRCRPEAHDHRRGKALLLEDGEERKAFALVLLLTLLNQPLYMRSVAHLEQLLNLLEVVMHNAENEINQAKLEASSEKPSAPENAVQDGKDNSISESYGSKSNPEDGSKAPAVDNKSNLQAVLQSLPQPELRLLCSLLAHDGLSDSAYLLVGEVLKKIVALAPFFCCHFINELARSMQNLTLSAMKELRLYENSEKALLSSSSANGTAILRVLQALSSLVTTLKERKDPEQPAEKEHSDAVSQISEINTALDALWFELSNCISKIESSSEYASNLSPASASAATLTTGVAPPLPAGTQNILPYIESFFVTCEKLRPGQPDAVQEASTSDMEDASTSSGGQRSSAQASLDEKQNAFVKFSEKHRRLLNAFIRQNPGLLEKSFSLMLKIPRLIDFDNKRAYFRSKIKHQYDHHHHSPVRISVRRAYILEDSYNQLRMRSPQELKGRLTVHFQAEEGIDAGGLTREWYQSLSRVIFDKGALLFTTVGNDLTFQPNPNSVYQTEHLSYFKFVGRVVGKALFDGQLLDAHFTRSFYKHILGVKVTYHDIEAIDPAYYKNLKWMLENDISDVLDLTFSMDADEEKLILYEKAEVTDCELIPGGRNIRVTEENKHEYVDRVAEHRLTTAIRPQINAFMEGFNELIPRELISIFNDKELELLISGLPDIDLDDLKANTEYSGYSIASPVIQWFWEIVQGFSKEDKARFLQFVTGTSKVPLEGFSALQGISGPQRFQIHKAYGSTNHLPSAHTCFNQLDLPEYTSKEQLQERLLLAIHEANEGFGFG, encoded by the exons atggcggcggcggcggcggcgatggccGCACATAGAGCCAGCTTCCCTCTGCGCCTGCAGCAGATCCTTGCCGGGAGCCGCGCCGTCTCACCTGCGATCAAGGTCGAGTCTGAGCCG CCTGCAAACGTCAAAGCATTTATTGATCGAGTCATCAATATTCCACTACATGACATTGCCATACCGCTATCAGGCTTCCGTTGGGAGTTCAATAAG GGAAATTTCCACCATTGGAagcctttatttattcattttgACACATATTTCAAGACATACATTTCTTATCGGAAGGATCTTCTTTTATCTGATGATATGACTGAGGCTGACCCTATGCCAAAGAATGCCATCTTGAAAATTTTAAGAGTTACGCAGATTGTTTTGGAGAACTGCCAGAACAGAAGTTCTTTTACTGGTCTTGAG CATCTTAAGCTTCTCCTGGCATCGTCAGACCCTGAGATAGTTGTAGCAGCTTTGGAAACTCTTGTTGCCTTGGTCAAAATAAATCCTTCAAAGTTGCATATGAATGGAAAGCTAATTAACTGCGGATCTATAAACACCCATCTTCTATCATTGGCCCAAGGATGGGGCAGCAAGGAGGAAGGTCTAGGCATATATTCTTGTGTTGTGGCAAATGAAGGAAACCAGCAGGGGGGCCTGTCCTTGTTCCCAGGAGACTTGGAGAACAAATATGGTGGCACACAGCATCGTCTTGGTTCAACTCTTCATTTTGAGTATAATTTGGGTCCTGCACAGTATCCTGACCAAACTAGTGACAAGGGCAAGCCATCTAATTTGTGCGTGATACATATTCCAGACATGCATCTTCAGAAGGGGGATGACTTGAGCATACTGAAGCAATGTGTGGACAAGTTCAATGTGCCCCCAGAGCACAGGTTTGCTTTGCTTACAAGGATAAGATATGCCCGTGCCTTCAACTCTGCACGGACTTGTAGGATCTATAGCCGCATAAGTCTTCTTTCGTTCATTGTTCTTGTGCAATCCGGTGATGCTCACGATGAACTTACATACTTCTTTACAAATGAACCAGAGTACATAAACGAGTTAATCAGGCTTGTTCGGTCAGAAGATTCTGTTCCTGGGCCCATTCGTGCACTGGCTATGCTAGCACTGGGAGCACAACTGGCAGCATATGCATCATCTCATGAGCGTGCTAGGATATTGAGTGGCTCAAGTATCATCTCTGCTGGTGGAAATCGTATGGTCTTGCTCAGTGTCTTGCAGAAAGCAATATCCTCACTCAATAGCCCGAATGATACCTCATCTCCTCTAATTGTCGATGCCCTTCTTCAGTTTTTTCTGCTCCATGTACTGTCTTCATCAAGTTCAGGGACTACGGTTAGAGGCTCAGGGATGGTCCCTCCTCTCTTGCCTCTTCTGCGAGATAATGATCCTTATCATATGCATCTTGTCTGCTTGGCAGTGAAGACTCTCCAAAAGCTTATGGAGTACAGCAGCCCTGCTGTTTCTCTGTTCAAAGACTTGGGTGGCGTAGAGCTTTTGTCTCAGAGGTTACATGTAGAGGTGCAGCGTGTTATTGGTACTGCTGATGGACATAATTCAATGGTTACTGATGCAGTTAAATCAGAAGAGGACCACCTGTACTCCCAGAAGCGATTGATTAAAGCTTTGCTCAAGGCTTTGGGGTCTGCTACTTATTCCCCTGGGAATCCTGCTCGTTCTCAAAGCTCCCAAGATAATTCATTACCTGTCTCACTTTCTCTTATATTTCAGAATGTAGAAAAGTTTGGGGGTGACATTTATTTTTCAGTAGTTACTGTTATGAGCGAAATAATCCATAAAGATCCTACATGCTTTCCTGCTTTGAAAGAACTTGGTCTTCCAGATGCTTTTCTCTCATCAGTGATTGCTGGGGTAGTACCATCTTGTAAAGCCCTTATCTGTGTTCCTAACGGCCTGGGTGCAATATGCCTCAATAACCAAGGACTTGAGGCTGTCAGGGAAACTTCAGCATTACGATTTCTTGTAGATACCTTCACTAGCAGGAAATACTTGATACCAATGAATGAGGGCGTGGTCCTTCTAGCTAATGCAGTGGAAGAGCTTCTTCGTCATGTGCAATCCCTGAGAAGTATTGGTGTTGACATCATTATTGAAATAATCAATAAACTAAATTCATCTCAGGAAGATAGAAACAATGAAACAGCCATCTTGGAAGAAAAAACAGATATGGACACTGATATTGAAGGTCGTGATTTGGTAAGTGTTATGGACTCCAGTGTGGATGGCAGTAATGATGAACAGTTTTCTCATCTGAGCATTTTCCATGTGATGGTATTGGTACACCGGACAATGGAAAACTCTGAAACCTGCCGGTTATTTGTAGAAAAGGGAGGTCTACATGCTCTTTTGACACTCTTGTTGAGGCCTAGCATTACACAGTCATCTGGAGGGATGCCTATTGCTTTGCATAGCACGATGGTGTTCAAGGGATTTACTCAGCATCACTCTACTCCACTTGCACGTGCATTTTGCTCGTCTTTAAGGGAGCATTTGAAGAGTGCGTTGGGGGAACTTAATAAAGTTTCCAACTCATTTGAGATGACCAATATTGAAAAAGGAGTGATCCCATCTTTGTTTGTTGTTGAATTTTTGCTATTCCTAGCTGCCTCAAAAGACAATCGCTGGATGAATGCGTTGCTCTCAGAATTTGGCGATGCCAGCAGGGAGGTCCTGGAAGATATTGGGCGAGTTCACCGGGAAGTGCTTTGGAAAATTTCGCTTTTTGAAGAAAACAAGATCGATGCTGAAACCAGTTCATCTTCTTCCACATCTGAAGCCCAGCAGCCTGACTTGTCTGCCAGCGACATTGGTGATAGCAGATACACTTCTTTCAGGCAATATCTTGATCCAATTTTAAGGAGAAGGGGTTCTGGGTGGAACATAGAGTCTCAAGTGTCTGATCTCATTAATATTTATCGAGACATTGGCCGTGCAGCTAGTGACTCTCAGAGAGTTGGTTCTGATAGATATTCTAGCCTGGGTTTGTCCTCAAGTTCCCAGGACCAGTCTTCCAGTTCATCTGATGCAAATGCCAGCACAAGATCAGAAGAGGACAAGAAAAAATCTGAGCATTCCTCCTGCTTTGACATGATGAGATCTCTCTCGTACCATATCAACCATCTTTTTATGGAGCTTGGTAAAGCAATGCTTCTTACATCTCGTCGGGAGAATAGTCCTGTAAACCTATCCCCATCTGTTATATCTGTTGCTAACAATATTGCTTCTATTGTGTTGGAGCACCTCAACTTTGAAGGACATTCGGTAAGTTCCGAGAGGGAGATGACTGTTACCACAAAATGCAGATATCTTGGGAAGGCAGTTGAATTTGTTGATGGGATATTATTAGACCGTCCAGAATCCTGTAATCCAATTATGGCGAATTCATTTTATTGTCGTGGTGTCATTCAGGCCATCCTGACCACATTTCAGGCCACCAGTGAGTTGCTCTTCACAATGAGCAGGTCACCGTCTTCACCGTCTTCACCTATGGAGATGGATAGTAAAACCGGAAAGGATGGAAAGGAGATGGATTCTTCATGGATCTATGGTCCCCTCACCAGCTATGGAGCAATTATGGATCATCTTGTGACCTCATCTTTTATTCTCTCTTCATCAACTAGACAATTACTTGAGCAGCCTATTTTTAATGGATCTGTAAGGTTTCCTCAAGATGCTGAGAGGTTCATGAAGTTACTTCAGTCAAAGGTGTTGAAGACAGTTCTTCCCATCTGGGCCCATCCCCAGTTTCCAGAATGCAACATTGAGTTGATTAGTTCAGTCATGTCCATCATGAGGCATGTTTGCTCTGGGGTGGAAGTGAAAAACACTATTGGCAACGGTGGTGCTCGTTTAGCTGGTCCACCTCCTGATGAGAGTGCAATTTCACTGATCGTAGAGATGGGTTTTTCTCGTGCCAGGGCTGAAGAAGCATTAAGACAAGTTGGAACAAACAGTGTTGAAATAGCAACTGATTGGTTATTCTCACACCCCGAGGAACCACAAGAGGAGGATGATGAACTTGCTCGGGCGCTTGCAATGTCTCTTGGGAATTCTGATACACCTGCACAAGAGGGAGATAGTAGGTCCAATGATCTTGAGCTGGAAGAAGTAACAGTTCAGCTGCCTCCTATAGATGAGATGTTACATTCATGTCTTAAGCTACTTCAGACAAAGGAAGCATTAGCTTTCCCTGTCAGGGATATGCTTGTTACTATCAGCTCACAGAATGATGGCCAAAACCGAGTAAAGGTGCTTACATATTTGATTGATAATCTGAAACAATGTGTGGTGGCATCTGAGCCTTCAAATGATACTGCATTGTCTGCTCTTTTACATGTTCTTGCTTTGATTCTCCATGGAGATACTGCTGCCCGTGAAGTTGCCTCAAAGGCAGGATTTGTGAAGGTTGCTTTGGATCTGCTTCGCAGCTGGGAGTTGGAACCTAGGGAAAGTGGCATGAATGAGGTTCCTAATTGGGTAATTTCCTGTTTCCTTTCTGTTGACCAGATGCTACAGTTGGAACCAAAGTTGCCAGATGTTACAGAGCTATATGTCCTGAAaatggataactcaaatacaAAAACATCActtgtgattgatgacaacaagAAAAAAGATCCAGAATCCTTGTCTAGTGTTGGGTTACTAGACATGGAGGACCAGTATGAACTTTTGAAGATCTGTTGCAAGTGCATAGAAAAACAGTTGCCTTCTGCTTCCATGCATGCTATTCTTCAGCTCTCTGCAACACTGACAAAAGTCCATGCAGCTGCTATATGTTTTCTTGAGTCTGGTGGTCTGAATGCATTGCTATCATTGCCGACAAGTAGCTTGTTTTCTGGGTTCAACAATGTGGCTTCTACAATAATTCGTCATATTTTGGAGGACCCTCACACCCTTCAGCAAGCAATGGAATTAGAGATACGTCACAGTCTTGTCACAGCTGCTAATCGACATGCAAATCCCAGGGTTACCCCACGCAATTTTGTCCAGAATTTGGCATTTGTCGTGTATAGGGATCCAGTGATATTTATGAAAGCTGCCCAGTCTGTGTGCCAGATTGAGATGGTTGGAGATAGACCATATGTTGTTCTGTTAAAGGACCGTGAGAAAGAAAGGAGCAAGGAGAAAGATAAGGACAAGTCAGTTGATAAAGATAAAGCAACAGGTGCAGTCACTAAGGTAGTTTCTGGGGACACAGCTGCAGGATCTCCTGCAAATGCTCAGGGGAAACAATCTGATTTGAATTCAAGAAACATGAAATCTCACCGCAAGCCACCACCAAGTTTTGTCACAGTTATAGAGCATCTCTTAGATCTGGTGATGTCCTTTGTTCCGCAACCTCGTCTAGAGGATCAAGCTGATGTTGTCTCTGGTACCGCCTTATCTTCAGACATGGATATTGACTGCAGTTCTGCAAAAGGGAAAGGGAAAGCTGTGTCTGTCCCACCTGAAGAGAGCAAGCATGCTATCCAAGAGTCTACTGCATCCCTTGCCAAAACTGCATTTTTCCTTAAGTTGCTGACAGATGTATTGTTAACTTACGCATCATCCATTCAAGTTGTTCTTCGTCATGATGCTGATCTGAGCAACATGCATGGTCCAAATCGAACAAATGCTGGTCTAATTAGTGGTGGAATCTTTAACCATATCCTGCAGCATTTCCTTCCTCATGCTACAAGgcaaaagaaagagagaaaaagtgATGGAGATTGGATGTATAAATTGGCAACAAGGGCTAATCAGTTCTTGGTGGCTTCATCTATTCGTTCTGCAGAGGCCCGAAAAAGGATTTTCTCTGAAATCTGCAGTATATTTCTTGATTTCACCGACTCGTCTGCAGCTTACAAAGCCCCAGTACCAAGGATGAATGTGTATGTTGATTTGCTGAATGATATTCTGTCAGCGCGATCACCAACTGGCTCCTCGCTGTCAGCAGAATCCACAGTTACATTTGTTGAAGTTGGTCTTGTTCATTCATTATCGACAATGCTTCAAGTTCTTGATTTGGATCACCCTGATTCTGCAAAGATTGTTACTGCTATTATTAAGGCCCTGGAACTCGTTAGTAAGGAACATGTTCATTTAGCAGATAATGCAAAAGGAGATAACTCGTCAAAGATTGCTTCCGACGGCAACCATGTGAATTCATCATCTAATAGATTCCAGGCTCTTGACATGACTTCTCAGCACACAGAGATGGTTACTGATCACAGACAAACGTTTAATGCTGTCCAAACTTCACAAAGTTCAGATTCAGTGGCAGATGAGATGGATCATGATCGTGATATGGATGGTGGCTTTGCTCGTGATGGTGAAGATGATTTTATGCATGAGATGGCTGAAGATGGAACTGGTAATGAATCTACAATGGAAATCAGATTTGAAATTCCGCGCAACAGAGAGGATGATATGGCTGATGATGACGAGGACACTGATGATGATATGTCTGCAGAGGATGGTGAGGAggttgatgaagatgatgaagatgaagatgaggagaataACAATTTGGAGGAAGATGATGCCCATCAGATGTCTCATCCTGACACAGATCAGGAAGACCGTGaaatggatgaagaagaatttgATGAGGATTTgctagaagatgatgatgaagatgaggacgaggaaggAGTCATCCTTCGCCTGGAGGAGGGGATTAATGGCATTAATGTGTTTGACCACATTGAAGTTTTTGGTGGGAGCAACAATTTGTCTGGGGATACAATGCGTGTGATGCCTCTGGACATTTTTGGTACAAGAAGGCAAGGCCGAAGTACCTCCATATACAATCTTCTTGGCAGGGCTAGTGACCATGGTGTTCTTGATCACCCACTTCTTGAAGAGCCTTCTTCAACATTGAATTTTTCACACCAAGGGCAACCAG AGAATCTTGTTGAGATGGCTTTCTCTGATCGAAACCATGAGAGTAGCTCCTCCCGTTTGGATGCTATATTCCGCAGCCTGCGAAGTGGACGTAATGGACACCGCTTTAATATGTGGCTAGATGATGGTCCACAACGCAATGGATCTGCTGCCCCTGCAGTACCTGAAGGCATTGAAGAATTGCTGATCTCTCATTTGAGGCGGCCCACTCCTCAACAACCTGATGGCCAGACAACACCTGTTGGTGGTACTCAAGGAAATGACCAGCCCAACCATGAATCAGATGCTGAGGCAAGGGAAGTAGCACCAGCTCAGCAAAATGAGAACTGTGAAAATATAGTGAATCCTGTAGGTCTGTCAGAAAGTGCTGGCCTTGCACCTGACAGTGATGCACTTCAAAGAGATGTGTCCAATGCAAGTGAGCATGCTACAGAGATGCAGTATGAACGTAGTGACGCTGTAGCACGTGATGTTGAAGCAGTGAGCCAAGCAAGCAGTGGCAGTGGTGCTACTTTAGGGGAGAGCCTcagaagtttagaggttgaaatAGGAAGTGTTGAAGGGCATGATGATGGTGACCGGCATGGAACTTCAGGGGCCTCAGAACGATTACCTTCGGGTGATATTCAAGCAGCTGCTCGATCACGGAGGCTGTCTGGAAATGCTGTGCCAGTAAGCAGTAGAGATATGtctctggagagtgttagtgAGGTTCCTCAAATTCCAGACCAAGAACCTGACCAGACTGCTAGTGAGGGGAATCAGGAGCCTATCAGAGCGGCAGGTGCTGACTCAATTGATCCTACATTTTTGGAGGCCCTTCCAGAGGACTTGCGAGCTGAAGTTCTTTCTTCGCGGCAAAATCAAGTAACTCAGACTTCTAATGACCAACCTCAGAATGATGGTGATATTGATCCTGAATTTCTTGCTGCACTTCCCCCTGATATAAGGGAGGAGGTGCTAGCTCAACAACGTACTCAAAGGATACAACAACAATCACAAGAATTAGAAGGACAGCCAGTTGAAATGGATGCTGTTTCAATTATTGCAACATTCCCTTCAGAAATTCGGGAAGAG GTGCTTTTGACATCTCCTGACACTCTACTAGCTACACTCACGCCTGCACTAGTTGCTGAGGCTAACATGTTAAGGGAGAGATTTGCTCATCGGTATCACAGTAGCTCCCTTTTTGGTATGAACTCCAGGAACAGGAGAGGTGAGTCCTCCCGACATGACATAATGGCAGCAGGACTTGGTAGAAACACAGGTGATCCCTCTAGATCAACTAGCAAGCCAATTGAGACTGAAGGTGCTCCTCTTGTTGATGAAGATGCCCTTAAAGCTCTTATTCGGTTACTTCGAGTTGTTCAG CCTCTATACAAGGGTCAGCTGCAGAGGCTTCTTGTGAACCTTTGTACTCATCGGGATAGCAGACAGGCCTTGGTTCGAATTCTGGTGgacatgcttatgcttgatctGCAGGGCTTTTCAAAGAAATCAATAGATGCACCTGAGTCACCCTTTAGGTTGTATGGATGCCATGCAAATATCACATATTCACGTCCTCAATCTTCAGATG GTGTTCCTCCATTAGTCTCACGTCGTGTGCTTGAAACGCTGACAAACTTGGCAAGAAGCCATCCAAGTGTTGCTAAACTCTTGCTCTTTCTTGAATTCCCTTGCCCATCAAGATGTCGCCCAGAAGCACATGATCATAGGCGTGGCAAGGCTCTTCTCCTAGAAGATGGTGAAGAACGGAAAGCCTTTGCGCTTGTTCTTCTGTTAACTCTGTTGAATCAGCCACTTTATATGAGAAGTGTAGCTCATCTTGAACAG TTACTAAACCTTCTTGAAGTTGTCATGCATAACGCTGAGAATGAAATTAATCAAGCTAAGCTAGAAGCATCATCTGAGAAGCCATCTGCACCTGAGAATGCAGTGCAAGATGGTAAAGATAACTCCATTTCTGAATCATATGGATCAAAGTCGAATCCCGAGGATGGTAGCAAAGCCCCTGCTGTTGACAACAAAAGTAACTTGCAAGCTGTTTTGCAAAGTCTTCCCCAACCAGAGCTTAGATTGCTATGTTCATTGCTTGCGCATGATGG ATTGTCGGACAGCGCTTATCTCCTTGTAGGTGAAGTGTTGAAAAAGATTGTGGCTCTGGCCCCTTTCTTCTGTTGCCATTTCATAAACGAGCTGGCACGTTCAATGCAAAACTTGACACTTAGTGCAATGAAGGAGCTTCGTTTGTACGAGAATTCTGAAAAGGCTCTTCTTAGCTCTTCATCAGCCAATGGTACTGCAATTCTTAGAGTTTTGCAGGCTTTGAGCTCTCTTGTCACTACTCTTAAAGAGAGAAAGGATCCAGAACAGCCTGCTGAGAAGGAACATTCAGATGCGGTTTCCCAGATTTCTGAAATTAACACAGCATTGGATGCTTTGTGGTTCGAATTGAGCAACTGCATAAGCAAGATAGAAAGCTCTTCAGAGTATGCATCAAATCTTAGTCCTGCTTCTGCAAGTGCAGCTACATTAACAACAGGAGTAGCACCTCCATTGCCTGCTGGAACTCAAAACATATTACCATATATAGAATCATTTTTTGTGACATGTGAGAAGTTGCGTCCTGGGCAACCTGATGCTGTACAAGAGGCTTCTACTTCTGATATGGAAGATGCTTCAACATCTAGTGGTGGGCAGAGGTCATCTGCTCAAGCCAGTCTTGATGAGAAGCAAAATGCTTTTGTGAAATTCTCAGAGAAGCACAGAAGATTGCTGAATGCATTCATCCGTCAAAACCCTGGATTGCTGGAAAAGTCATTCTCACTGATGTTGAAAATTCCTCGCCTGATTGATTTTGACAATAAACGTGCATATTTCCGGTCTAAAATCAAGCACCAgtatgatcatcatcatcatagtcCTGTTAGAATTTCTGTGCGTCGTGCATATATTCTTGAGGACTCCTACAATCAGCTTAGGATGCGCTCTCCTCAGGAATTAAAGGGTAGACTCACTGTCCATTTTCAAGCGGAAGAAGGAATTGATGCTGGTGGGTTGACAAGGGAATGGTACCAGTCACTATCACGGGTCATTTTTGACAAGGGTGCCCTTCTGTTTACGACAGTCGGGAATGATTTGACGTTTCAACCGAATCCTAATTCTGTGTATCAAACTGAGCACCTCTCATACTTCAAATTTGTTGGACGAGTG GTTGGCAAAGCTCTCTTCGATGGTCAGCTTTTAGATGCCCATTTTACTAGATCTTTCTACAAACACATACTTGGAGTCAAGGTTACATACCATGACATTGAAGCCATCGATCCTGCGTACTACAAAAATTTGAAATGGATGCTCGAG AATGACATAAGTGATGTTTTGGATCTCACCTTTAGCATGGATGCAGACGAAGAAAAACTGATATTGTATGAGAAGGCAGAG GTCACTGATTGTGAGTTGATTCCTGGAGGGCGTAACATCAGGGTTACTGAGGAGAATAAGCATGAATATGTCGACCGGGTAGCAGAGCATCGATTGACCACTGCAATCAGACCTCAGATTAATGCCTTCATGGAAGGGTTTAATGAACTCATTCCACGGGAGCTGATATCTATCTTCAACGACAAAGAGCTTGAACTTCTGATTAGTGGTCTTCCAGATATTGACT TGGACGATTTGAAAGCAAATACAGAATATTCTGGCTACAGCATAGCCTCTCCAGTAATCCAGTGGTTCTGGGAAATCGTTCAGGGGTTCAGCAAGGAAGACAAAGCTCGGTTCCTCCAGTTCGTCACTGGCACCTCAAAG GTACCGTTGGAAGGTTTTAGTGCACTTCAAGGGATCTCTGGGCCCCAAAGGTTTCAGATACACAAGGCCTACGGCAGCACGAATCATCTGCCTTCAGCTCATACTTG CTTTAACCAACTAGACTTGCCCGAGTACACATCCAAAGAGCAGCTCCAGGAGAGGTTACTGTTGGCAATCCACGAAGCAAATGAAGGTTTCGGATTTGGCTAA